The window ATGAAATACAATATGATTTCAAATTCCAAGGTTATTGAAAAATTAAAAAAATCTAATGCATATGTGGTAGATTGTGAATATAACTCTAAAATTGGTATTAATTTAACTAAAGAATCTAATTCAAATAATTGTATTTTATAATACATTTAATTACCTATTATTTTATATTTTTATATTTTTATATTTTTACTAATTTACTAATTTACTAATTTATTAATTTATTAATTTATTTTTTGTTTAACATATTATTAGTTTATTAGTGTAATTTTGCATTTAAATTAACTTGGGTAAAAAAAATGAAAAAAACAAATATAGATTTTGAAAAAGAACTTAATAAATTAAATGTACGGGGAATTGAAATTAACTACTATTTTATCTGTAAAACTAAGTTATTTTTATTTATGAACAATATGGGGCTTGAAAAAAACCACGAAAACGTAGAATTGGGAAAATTATTGCACGAAACCAGTTATAGGTCTAATAAAGACAAAGAAGTTATCATAAATAAGATTGCAATCGATTTTATCAAAAAGAATAAGAAAGAGGATTTTATTGAAATTCACGAAGTAAAAAAATCTGATAAAATGGAACTTGCAGATTATTATCAAATTTTGTACTATATATATTATTTAAAAAAATTAGGTATTGAATCAAAAGGAGTTATTAACTACCCAAATCAAAATAAAAAGA is drawn from Methanococcus voltae and contains these coding sequences:
- the cas4 gene encoding CRISPR-associated protein Cas4, which codes for MKKTNIDFEKELNKLNVRGIEINYYFICKTKLFLFMNNMGLEKNHENVELGKLLHETSYRSNKDKEVIINKIAIDFIKKNKKEDFIEIHEVKKSDKMELADYYQILYYIYYLKKLGIESKGVINYPNQNKKKEITLNDENIKNLIPVIQEIEKIRNSNLIIPPKKKKYCKKCAYYEFCFS